A genome region from Chloroflexota bacterium includes the following:
- a CDS encoding TRAP transporter small permease subunit yields MRSILRLIDSISEWTGKTIRWLCVALVIVLLYDVIMRYVFGAATIWAYETAVMVGATIYVMGWAYVHRHHGHVRVDVLYTHLSSRGKAIIDIICGLFFLLPLLIILIDAAVSYTWRSWLIGERLAETFWYPPAAPFRTMIVVGLFLFILQSVAQIIRDLYLLARNKTL; encoded by the coding sequence ATGAGGAGTATACTGCGGCTCATCGATTCTATTAGTGAATGGACAGGAAAGACAATAAGATGGCTCTGCGTAGCCCTGGTCATAGTGCTCCTCTATGACGTTATCATGAGGTATGTATTTGGCGCCGCCACGATATGGGCATATGAGACCGCCGTCATGGTAGGCGCCACCATTTATGTTATGGGCTGGGCGTATGTCCACCGGCATCACGGCCATGTGAGAGTAGATGTTCTTTATACGCACCTTTCATCTAGAGGGAAGGCAATCATCGATATCATTTGTGGCTTATTCTTTCTTCTGCCATTGCTCATTATACTCATAGATGCTGCCGTTTCATACACTTGGCGCTCTTGGTTAATCGGTGAAAGATTGGCTGAGACTTTTTGGTACCCGCCCGCCGCTCCATTCAGAACAATGATAGTGGTAGGATTATTTCTATTTATCCTTCAAAGTGTGGCCCAAATTATTCGTGACCTATACTTGCTCGCAAGGAATAAAACCCTATGA
- a CDS encoding TRAP transporter large permease subunit, whose amino-acid sequence MIKLSPEIITIIMLGGVLVGLLIGYHLGAILAGVALVVGYLTWGGPVTELFYTRMYELIRSYVILAVPLFIFMGLMLERSGIAEGLYKALYLWLGGFRGGLAISTVLIGTILAATVGIIGASVTMLALIALPAMLKRGYSKSLASGAVCAGGTLGILIPPSIMLVIYGPMAMISVGKLFMAAIFPGLVLSGLYCSYIALRCLLQPAIAPAVPSEERAVPFIKKTTILLASLVPPAVLVLAVLGSIFFGIAPPTEAASVGAFAATLLAIGYRKFGWQVLKEVALQTMRVSSMVIFIAVGGYMFTGVFLGLGGGDVVKDLVLASPGGRWGAFAVIMFIVFILGMFIDWIGIIFIMIPIITPIGDALGFNSLWFAMMIIVNLQMSFMTPPLAYAIFYVRGAADPGLGITTADIIRGVIPFVALIAIGLGLFIIFPDIILWLPSMMIK is encoded by the coding sequence ATGATTAAACTAAGCCCTGAGATTATTACCATAATAATGCTGGGCGGTGTCTTGGTGGGGCTTCTAATCGGCTATCATTTAGGTGCCATCCTGGCTGGTGTGGCGTTGGTAGTTGGCTATTTAACCTGGGGAGGCCCGGTGACTGAGCTATTCTATACACGTATGTATGAACTGATACGAAGCTACGTTATTCTGGCAGTTCCTTTGTTCATTTTTATGGGGCTGATGCTCGAACGCTCCGGAATAGCCGAAGGACTGTATAAGGCATTATACCTCTGGCTCGGCGGGTTTAGGGGCGGGCTGGCGATAAGCACTGTGTTAATCGGCACTATCCTGGCAGCCACGGTGGGCATAATTGGCGCCTCAGTTACGATGCTTGCACTTATTGCCCTTCCCGCCATGTTAAAGCGAGGTTATAGTAAAAGTTTAGCCAGTGGCGCAGTCTGCGCCGGCGGTACTCTCGGTATCCTTATTCCTCCCAGTATTATGTTGGTTATTTATGGACCAATGGCTATGATCTCGGTGGGAAAGCTGTTTATGGCCGCTATTTTCCCAGGTCTTGTCCTCTCTGGTTTGTACTGTAGCTATATTGCCCTCAGGTGTTTACTTCAACCAGCGATAGCGCCGGCAGTGCCTTCTGAAGAGAGAGCCGTCCCTTTCATTAAGAAAACCACTATACTTCTTGCCTCGCTGGTTCCGCCAGCGGTACTTGTCCTAGCAGTACTGGGCAGTATCTTCTTCGGAATAGCGCCTCCCACTGAAGCCGCATCGGTAGGTGCCTTTGCCGCCACACTTCTGGCCATTGGCTACCGCAAGTTTGGCTGGCAAGTTCTGAAAGAAGTGGCACTTCAGACGATGAGGGTCAGTAGCATGGTAATATTCATTGCCGTCGGCGGTTACATGTTCACCGGCGTGTTTCTCGGCTTGGGGGGTGGAGACGTAGTCAAGGATCTCGTTCTAGCTTCCCCGGGCGGGCGCTGGGGTGCTTTTGCGGTCATCATGTTTATCGTATTTATCCTGGGAATGTTTATTGATTGGATAGGCATTATCTTCATCATGATCCCGATAATAACACCCATCGGCGATGCTTTGGGTTTTAACTCCCTCTGGTTTGCCATGATGATTATCGTTAACCTTCAGATGTCCTTCATGACTCCTCCCCTCGCTTATGCCATATTCTATGTTCGGGGTGCCGCTGACCCGGGGTTGGGGATAACTACGGCTGACATCATCCGCGGGGTAATTCCGTTCGTTGCGCTTATCGCCATCGGCCTTGGCCTGTTCATAATTTTCCCTGACATAATCCTCTGGTTACCCAGTATGATGATAAAGTAA